One Lacticaseibacillus rhamnosus genomic window carries:
- a CDS encoding TetR/AcrR family transcriptional regulator, producing the protein MKPHNITDLFSASLADSQLSTKQQAVLKASLKLFSEQGYDRTSTQEIARVAQVSEGTVYKQFKTKEGILRALLAPMIQQVIPSAITEFIHEVGEHHLPDLHTFLTFIVRDRMTFAITNQAQLRILIATLLRDSSLSKALAKQFQTQFLGEATHLLTAYQEKGVLVNWPVIRILQYIFGTVFSYLLPVILDIQSQFDLNAAVNEAVTFLERGLQGEVAYPAPPTHEN; encoded by the coding sequence ATGAAACCGCATAATATCACCGATTTATTCTCGGCATCCCTTGCAGATAGTCAGCTATCAACCAAACAGCAAGCCGTACTCAAGGCCAGTTTAAAGCTCTTCTCCGAACAAGGATACGATCGCACCAGTACCCAAGAAATTGCCCGGGTCGCCCAAGTCAGCGAAGGCACTGTCTACAAACAGTTTAAGACCAAAGAAGGTATTCTCCGTGCGCTATTGGCTCCGATGATTCAACAGGTCATCCCCAGTGCGATCACAGAGTTTATTCATGAAGTTGGCGAGCATCATCTGCCTGATTTGCATACTTTTTTAACGTTTATTGTCCGCGATCGCATGACATTTGCCATCACCAATCAAGCCCAATTGCGTATTCTTATTGCCACCCTTTTGCGCGATTCATCTTTGAGCAAGGCACTAGCAAAACAGTTTCAAACGCAATTTTTGGGTGAAGCCACGCATTTACTAACCGCGTATCAAGAAAAAGGCGTTCTCGTTAATTGGCCGGTGATCCGAATTCTGCAGTACATTTTCGGCACAGTGTTCAGTTATCTGCTTCCGGTCATACTCGATATCCAATCACAATTTGATCTCAACGCCGCGGTGAATGAAGCCGTCACCTTTCTTGAGCGCGGCTTACAAGGAGAAGTCGCTTATCCTGCCCCGCCAACTCATGAAAATTAG
- a CDS encoding ABC transporter permease: protein MRIEALMIRIFKEMLRDKRTLALMFIAPLFIMTLIFFLFQSNTTTKVDLAVHGVQTSLTKAMDTKHLRLHHVGTEKPTRIIKQHDYAGVLTQHGNQLTLTLANTDQGQSTLLKQTLQAATVKLRLKAAATSLKTQAIALNKLTDALQQATHGAVQVPIPQQPKQTNYRMTTHYRYGSSESTYFDTLLPILIGFIVFFFVFFISGIALLRERTTGTLYRLLATPIRRGEIISGYLLGYGIFAVIQTVLIVGYALVVFKIQILGSIPAIFLINLLLASTALALGLLISTFANSEFQMLQFIPIIVIPQIFFTGLIPVNQMLGWLQPIAHLMPLYYGANALTGIITKGQSLAVLYPDVIALVGFFLLFLDLNLLTMRKYRQV, encoded by the coding sequence ATGCGCATTGAAGCTTTGATGATAAGAATTTTCAAAGAAATGTTACGTGACAAACGCACACTGGCCTTAATGTTTATCGCGCCTTTGTTTATCATGACGTTAATCTTCTTCTTATTTCAGTCCAACACAACGACAAAGGTTGATTTGGCCGTGCATGGCGTCCAAACATCCTTAACCAAGGCGATGGATACGAAGCATTTAAGATTACATCACGTTGGCACTGAAAAACCTACCCGCATAATCAAACAGCATGATTATGCGGGCGTTTTAACGCAACATGGCAATCAGCTTACGTTAACGCTTGCCAACACCGATCAGGGACAAAGCACGCTGTTGAAGCAAACATTACAGGCTGCCACCGTTAAGTTAAGACTAAAAGCTGCGGCCACCAGCCTTAAAACACAAGCGATTGCCTTAAATAAACTGACGGACGCGTTACAACAAGCCACGCACGGTGCGGTACAAGTCCCCATCCCGCAACAACCCAAGCAGACCAATTATCGCATGACAACCCACTATCGCTACGGCTCGTCTGAATCCACTTACTTTGATACTTTGTTACCGATTCTTATTGGCTTTATCGTCTTCTTCTTTGTCTTTTTTATTTCCGGCATTGCCTTACTGCGCGAACGGACAACCGGAACGCTTTATCGCTTGCTGGCGACTCCGATTCGTCGCGGTGAAATCATCAGTGGATACCTACTTGGTTACGGGATCTTTGCGGTCATTCAAACGGTTTTGATTGTCGGTTATGCCTTGGTGGTCTTTAAGATCCAAATTCTTGGAAGCATTCCGGCCATTTTTCTGATCAATTTGTTGCTGGCATCAACAGCCCTTGCGCTCGGCTTGCTCATTTCAACCTTTGCCAACAGTGAGTTTCAGATGTTGCAGTTTATTCCTATTATTGTGATCCCCCAGATTTTCTTCACCGGATTGATTCCTGTCAATCAGATGCTTGGATGGCTGCAACCCATTGCGCATTTGATGCCACTTTATTATGGTGCCAATGCTTTAACCGGAATTATTACCAAAGGCCAATCACTAGCAGTTTTATACCCTGATGTCATTGCATTGGTAGGCTTTTTCCTGCTATTTTTAGACTTGAATCTTTTGACAATGCGCAAATATCGTCAAGTTTGA
- a CDS encoding ABC transporter ATP-binding protein, with amino-acid sequence MSTQAIVQVSDLQQGYGTKTVLSHINLTLNRGQILALIGPSGAGKTTLISTIMGMIRPRAGKVTVFNQHVPNRLLLGRIGFMAQTDALYESLTGAENLTFFAKMQGVGRYLLTKQLMYAADVVDLQTALKQLVKDYSGGMKRRLSLAIALIGKPQLLILDEPTIGIDPALRRQIWQELHRLAKQGVTIILTTHVMADAEEADLLMMIRNGQAIAQGTPKQLQVDYQANSIEAVFLAAGRQQDAH; translated from the coding sequence ATGTCAACTCAAGCAATCGTCCAGGTTTCCGATCTTCAACAGGGTTACGGTACAAAAACGGTGCTTAGCCACATCAATCTAACATTGAATCGCGGTCAGATTCTCGCTTTGATCGGTCCTAGTGGCGCTGGTAAAACAACTTTGATCAGCACCATTATGGGGATGATCCGTCCTCGCGCCGGGAAGGTTACCGTTTTTAACCAGCATGTTCCCAATCGCTTATTATTAGGCCGCATTGGTTTTATGGCGCAAACCGATGCGTTGTACGAAAGCTTAACCGGAGCCGAAAATCTCACTTTTTTTGCCAAAATGCAAGGCGTTGGCCGTTACTTACTGACCAAACAGTTAATGTATGCTGCTGACGTTGTTGATTTACAAACTGCCCTTAAACAACTCGTCAAGGATTATTCAGGCGGGATGAAAAGACGTTTATCATTGGCCATCGCTTTAATTGGCAAACCACAATTGTTGATTTTAGACGAGCCGACGATTGGCATCGATCCTGCGTTACGTCGCCAAATCTGGCAGGAATTGCATCGACTGGCAAAACAAGGCGTGACAATTATTTTAACCACCCATGTGATGGCGGATGCTGAAGAAGCGGATCTGCTCATGATGATTCGCAATGGTCAAGCAATCGCTCAAGGCACACCGAAGCAGTTGCAAGTTGACTATCAAGCGAATTCGATTGAAGCGGTATTTCTAGCCGCAGGGAGGCAGCAAGATGCGCATTGA
- the cdaA gene encoding diadenylate cyclase CdaA, which yields MRTYLANLLTWSTLINLVDILVVWYVIYRLIMLVRGTKAVQLLKGVFVIAAIKIISWFLQLKTVGYLTDLVITWSVPALVIIFQPEIRRGLEHLGRGSLIFRSNNNQHEAEARMVKELDKAIQYMSKRRIGALITIQKNTGLEDYIETGIPLDADISGELLINIFIPNTPLHDGAVIIRDNRIAVAAAYLPLSDSNLIPKELGTRHRAAVGISEVTDALTIVVSEETGEVTITNNNNLIRNLTREDYMKFLTAQLVPKEEAPDPNPVVSFFSRLFSQRKKKEGKQ from the coding sequence ATGCGCACCTATCTCGCAAACTTATTAACTTGGTCCACACTTATTAATCTGGTTGACATCCTCGTCGTCTGGTACGTCATTTATCGCTTGATTATGCTGGTTCGCGGTACAAAGGCGGTTCAATTACTTAAAGGTGTCTTTGTGATTGCGGCCATCAAGATCATTTCCTGGTTCTTGCAGCTGAAAACAGTTGGGTATTTAACGGATTTGGTGATTACATGGAGTGTTCCGGCGCTGGTGATCATTTTTCAGCCTGAAATTCGTCGCGGGTTGGAACATCTTGGTCGGGGCTCACTGATTTTCCGTAGCAATAATAATCAGCATGAAGCAGAAGCGCGGATGGTCAAGGAATTGGATAAAGCAATTCAGTACATGAGCAAGCGTCGAATCGGGGCATTGATCACCATTCAAAAGAATACCGGCCTTGAAGATTATATCGAGACGGGGATTCCGCTTGATGCCGATATTAGCGGTGAATTACTGATCAATATTTTTATTCCTAATACACCGCTGCATGATGGGGCAGTCATTATTCGGGATAATCGGATTGCTGTCGCTGCGGCCTATTTGCCATTGTCTGATAGCAACCTCATTCCCAAAGAACTTGGCACCCGTCATCGGGCGGCAGTGGGGATCAGTGAGGTCACGGATGCTTTGACAATTGTTGTGTCAGAAGAAACCGGGGAAGTCACGATTACGAATAACAACAACTTGATTCGCAATCTGACCCGTGAAGACTACATGAAGTTTCTGACCGCACAGCTGGTACCTAAAGAAGAAGCACCTGATCCCAATCCGGTTGTCAGTTTCTTTTCACGTCTTTTTAGTCAACGTAAAAAGAAGGAGGGCAAGCAATGA
- a CDS encoding CdaR family protein, which translates to MNRLWDKPWVNRLLALLLAIGLFAYVNVESINNTRQSANDDTTLVANKTQTVKVPLQVNANTDKYFITGYPSKVSVALTGTASLVTMTANTQNFRVIADLTNLGVGKHRVRLKAEGLNKDLSYSISPKSVKVDIQVRDNKTMPIQVRYNKASIASGYAAGEPKLSTRTVEVTGARSVIDSIAQVVANVSLAHNTRKSVDQEVLLQALDDNGNTMNVVLSPQTVHVTLPISQPSKKINVELKQTGNAVSGHTYALSSDTKQVTVYGDQQSLDKLSKLTVPVDVSDITSSTTRTFNVTDLNDGISAASPETIKVTVSVGNTGSGDDDNSGNNSSGAESSATSSKTASTSASASQSSSSSESTSTSED; encoded by the coding sequence ATGAATCGCTTATGGGATAAACCATGGGTCAATCGGTTGTTAGCCTTGCTTCTTGCAATCGGTTTGTTTGCCTATGTTAATGTCGAGAGTATTAATAATACCCGGCAAAGTGCCAATGATGACACCACCTTGGTCGCTAATAAAACGCAGACCGTGAAAGTGCCGCTTCAGGTTAATGCCAATACCGACAAGTATTTTATTACTGGATATCCGTCAAAAGTTTCAGTAGCATTGACGGGCACGGCTTCTTTAGTCACAATGACAGCAAACACACAGAATTTTCGCGTCATTGCTGATTTAACCAATTTGGGTGTCGGGAAACACCGGGTTCGGCTGAAGGCGGAAGGATTGAATAAGGATCTTAGCTATTCTATTTCGCCAAAGTCAGTGAAAGTTGACATCCAGGTTCGGGATAACAAGACGATGCCGATTCAGGTTCGGTATAATAAGGCAAGTATTGCATCTGGCTATGCAGCTGGTGAACCGAAACTTTCAACGCGCACTGTTGAAGTGACCGGTGCCCGCTCCGTTATCGATTCTATTGCGCAAGTGGTTGCAAATGTCTCGTTAGCGCATAATACGCGTAAGTCGGTTGATCAAGAAGTCTTATTACAGGCACTGGATGACAATGGCAATACCATGAATGTTGTTCTATCACCGCAAACAGTGCACGTCACCTTGCCAATTTCCCAGCCCAGTAAAAAAATAAATGTCGAGCTGAAGCAAACTGGCAATGCCGTCTCCGGACATACGTATGCCTTGTCGTCAGATACAAAACAGGTTACCGTATATGGAGATCAACAGAGTTTGGACAAGCTCAGTAAATTGACCGTTCCCGTTGATGTCAGTGACATAACATCAAGTACTACCCGAACATTTAATGTCACGGATTTAAACGATGGTATTTCTGCCGCTAGTCCGGAAACGATTAAAGTGACTGTCAGTGTTGGTAATACCGGTAGCGGTGATGACGACAATAGTGGTAATAATAGCAGTGGCGCTGAGAGCTCGGCTACTTCATCAAAGACTGCTAGTACAAGTGCCAGTGCTTCTCAATCAAGCTCTTCAAGTGAAAGCACATCGACAAGTGAAGATTAA
- the glmM gene encoding phosphoglucosamine mutase: MTKYFGTDGVRGIANKELSPEMAFRLGRTGGYVLTQHKEDASRRPLVLVARDTRISGQMLADALIAGLLSVGIEVLDLGVITTPAVAYLIKIQGADAGIQISASHNPVADNGIKFFGADGYKLSDETEEEIEALLDAPEDKLPRPAAEGLGTVDDYPEGALKYTQFLEQTLADDLSGIHVCLDGANGATSGLVSRIFADLETDFDTMATTPDGLNINADVGSTHPQALAKFVVEKGADVGLAFDGDGDRCIAVDEEGNIVDGDKIMFILGNYMKSQGRLKQDTVVTTVMSNLGLYKALEANGMKSVQTAVGDRHVVEAMRKDGYNIGGEQSGHIILFDYHNTGDGMLTGIHLLNVMKKTGKKLSELAAPVKDYPQKLVNVKVADKENWQAYPEIQAAIDTVEKEMAGDGRVLVRPSGTEPLLRVMAEAKTEDLVSRYVDQIVDVVKQEMGSSEA; this comes from the coding sequence ATGACAAAGTATTTTGGTACCGATGGTGTTCGCGGCATTGCTAACAAGGAATTGAGTCCGGAAATGGCGTTTCGGTTAGGCCGGACAGGCGGATACGTTTTAACGCAGCATAAGGAAGATGCCAGTCGCCGCCCATTGGTTTTGGTTGCTCGCGATACGCGAATTTCTGGCCAGATGTTGGCCGATGCATTGATTGCCGGTTTACTGTCGGTCGGAATTGAAGTGCTGGATCTTGGTGTTATTACCACACCGGCTGTGGCTTATTTGATTAAAATTCAAGGGGCCGATGCCGGAATTCAGATTTCTGCTTCACACAATCCGGTAGCAGACAACGGCATTAAGTTCTTCGGCGCCGATGGTTATAAACTCTCCGATGAAACCGAAGAAGAAATCGAAGCCTTGCTGGATGCACCGGAAGACAAGTTGCCGCGCCCTGCTGCAGAAGGATTGGGAACAGTCGATGATTATCCTGAAGGTGCCCTTAAATATACGCAGTTTTTGGAACAGACGCTTGCTGATGATTTGAGTGGCATCCATGTTTGTCTAGACGGCGCTAATGGTGCTACCAGCGGATTGGTCAGCCGTATTTTTGCTGACCTTGAAACTGACTTTGATACGATGGCGACAACGCCGGATGGTTTGAACATTAACGCTGATGTTGGCTCAACCCATCCGCAAGCCTTAGCTAAGTTCGTAGTTGAAAAAGGGGCCGATGTTGGCTTGGCTTTTGATGGTGACGGCGATCGCTGCATCGCGGTTGATGAGGAAGGCAATATTGTCGATGGCGATAAGATCATGTTCATCCTGGGCAACTACATGAAGTCTCAAGGTCGATTAAAGCAGGACACAGTCGTCACGACCGTTATGAGCAATCTCGGCTTGTATAAGGCGCTGGAAGCTAATGGCATGAAGTCGGTTCAAACGGCAGTCGGTGATCGGCATGTTGTCGAAGCGATGCGCAAAGACGGCTATAACATTGGTGGCGAGCAATCCGGCCACATCATTTTGTTTGACTACCACAACACTGGCGATGGGATGCTCACGGGTATTCACTTGCTGAATGTTATGAAAAAGACTGGCAAAAAGCTTTCTGAACTGGCAGCACCGGTTAAGGATTACCCGCAAAAACTTGTCAACGTAAAAGTGGCGGACAAAGAAAATTGGCAAGCCTATCCGGAAATCCAAGCAGCCATTGATACCGTGGAAAAAGAAATGGCGGGTGATGGACGGGTACTCGTCCGCCCTTCAGGTACTGAACCACTGTTGCGGGTCATGGCAGAAGCCAAAACCGAGGACTTGGTGTCACGATATGTTGATCAAATTGTCGATGTTGTTAAGCAGGAAATGGGAAGCTCGGAAGCCTAA